From Primulina huaijiensis isolate GDHJ02 chromosome 15, ASM1229523v2, whole genome shotgun sequence, one genomic window encodes:
- the LOC140959595 gene encoding protein RNA-directed DNA methylation 3-like, which produces MVSAKGKEKVSDSGGKGKRKWSAGADDDKTARKSKNRSGVLRFFDDTSYEVDKDSDVSDGDGDDDDMFDFDLFEEEFPLEPDNRNESGKATPFSFIPKEEVMSEEEFERMMEERYKPGADFVTHTEDTCDRKRLFEGNMYVPSAKDPTIWKVKCMVGRERYSAFCLMQKYVDLKCLGTKLQIISAFAPDHIKGFIFIEADKQSDIYEACKGLCTVYSTKSAPLPNNEMSQLLSVRSKSCGISKGMWARVKSGKYKGDLAMVVAVNDSRKKVTAKLIPRIDLKAMAGKFGGGIAAKRTAVPAQRLISSSELEEFRPLIQYRRDRDTNEMFEFLDGMMLKDGYIYKKIPIDSLNYWGVVPTKDELLKFESSKKDESTDVQWLSQLFGEKKKQKVEDVKQDKGGGKSKGDKGGGKSKGSSSTDAGTSFMHDLVFFGRRDFGVVIGSEKGDSVKVIKEGSEGPTVVSVKESDLKSASFDKKLFSVLDHHSNTVSINDCVRVLEGPLKDKQGIVKKIYKGILFLCDETEQENDGYICIKGQLCEKVNSSGISSNGKGSEPGSSSFMDLPSSPKSPLSPSKSWQEKDDKSNFKREENGMFSVGQSLRIRVGPLKGYLCRVLAIRRSGVTVKLDSKKKILTVKCEHLSEVRGRNPAISQGEDSGAAKSFDFFQTQDGASDWMDGATLSTEGNNWNAGGSTERSSWSSLPTSDLSLTNQPGAVVPVAGDAMKEDSGWQIKATSNQNSSWGAVSVGEKTVPDAGLVDGWGTSSGWKQASSSTAVGVGTSASWGKSVEPHHDNSHDAEKNESWGKAAEKWSTAGDNCGSKVAWGASVVSSDRQSGGWGDSSRELNKQEASSWKKDKFALTDSAVVDECKWGNQGDTKKDGVESWGKSGSTWGTCRESEPEGPSKKNQERSQWNLSEKRNDESASTGNNADIGGSSREWVNLGSANISDSQTKNWDTKMVCGIATEKGQADGWSKPKPVGVDVGPSWKQDSKHSWGKKDDCWGKSNESKDKESGWKRGSDGNKDAGGGNEWDSTKRNEDDKPSGWNLPNVSNNSVTSDWGKASTGNVDSWNKEKKPNENNKSSWAAGNTSFDGQSSDWSLVSQDKAKDGQVSSWKSEKNVDGGSSTGWGQSNWLKGETHDTGGNLGSSWSGKSDWNSGNGTDRSNNLDDTGDRGRGGNWRGRGGRGDRGGFRGRGGSGRGGFGGSDTDRGGFESRWVSDRGGIGGRGRSDRDGGFRGRGGFRGSGRGDWKNSGGDLREEKPYSWNKGSNNDSEGWKSSSSQGSWNWGDKENNQGTNQNPSTEWNKPSGNSEMGTWQSKESNKGEGQSGSWGKAVSTSWETASQNEYSRWSKTQPSNENKTKESTKDKEPSDSWGKAVAGSRETAPENASSFGNWNRPEASDRGLTEESAKDIGPSGSWGKPATSSWGDGSSKGGWL; this is translated from the exons ATGGTGTCAGCCAAAGGCAAGGAGAAAGTGAGTGACAGTGGTGGGAAGGGGAAGAGGAAATGGAGCGCTGGAGCAGACGACGATAAAACTGCACGAAAAAGCAAGAACCGAAGCGGAGTGTTGCGGTTCTTTGATGATACGTCGTACGAGGTCGACAAGGATAGTGATGTCAGCGACGGCGACGGCGACGACGATGACATGTTTGATTTTG ATTTATTTGAAGAAGAATTTCCGCTTGAGCCTGATAACAGGAATGAATCTGGGAAAGCCACCCCCTTTTCTTTCATTCCTAAAGAGGAGGTGATGAGTGAGGAAGAGTTTGAAAGAATGATGGAAGAGCGATATAAACCAGGAGCTGATTTTGTTACTCACACAGAAGACACTTGTGATCGCAAGAGATTGTTTGAGGGAAACATGTATGTGCCATCTGCCAAGGATCCAACAATCTGGAAAGTCAAATGCATG GTTGGCCGCGAGAGGTATTCTGCATTCTGTCTGATGCAGAAATATGTGGATTTGAAATGTTTGGGAACTAAGCTGCAGATAATTTCTGCATTTGCACCTGATCATATAAAGGGTTTCATATTTATTGAAGCTGATAAACAATCTGATATCTACGAG GCATGCAAAGGGCTTTGCACCGTATATTCAACTAAATCAGCACCTCTTCCAAACAATGAAATGTCTCAGCTGTTGTCTGTGAGGAGCAAGTCTTGTGGAATTTCCAAGGGTATGTGGGCCCGTGTAAAGAGTGGGAAATACAAAGGTGATCTTGCTATG GTCGTAGCTGTGAATGATTCTCGGAAAAAGGTGACTGCAAAGCTGATTCCAAGGATAGATTTGAAAGCAATGGCTGGAAAGTTT GGTGGAGGCATAGCTGCTAAGAGGACTGCCGTCCCGGCACAAAGACTGATCAGCTCTAGCGAACTTGA GGAGTTCCGCCCTCTTATCCAATATCGCCGGGACCGTGATACTAATGAGATGTTTGAGTTTCTTGATGGGATGATGCTGAAGGATGgttatatatacaaaaaaataccCATTGACTCATTAAACTATTGGGGTGTAGTTCCTACTAAAGACGAGCTCTTGAAATTTGAGAGTTCAAAGAAGGATGAATCTACTGATGTACAGTGGCTTTCTCAACTTTTTGGTGAAAAAAAGAAGCAGAAAGTTGAAGATGTAAAGCAGGACAAAGGGGGAGGGAAATCAAAGGGTGACAAAGGGGGAGGGAAATCAAAGGGTTCGTCTAGCACTGATGCCGGAACGAGTTTTATGCATGATCTGGTTTTTTTTGG GCGGAGGGATTTTGGTGTTGTCATTGGCTCAGAGAAGGGTGATAGTGTCAAG gTCATTAAAGAAGGCTCAGAAGGACCAACTGTGGTCAGTGTTAAAGAAAGTGATCTGAAAAGTGCATCGTTTGATAAGAAATTATTCTCTGTGTTagaccaccactcaaataccgtATCAATTAACGATTGTGTTCGGGTTTTAGAAGGTCCATTAAAG GATAAACAAGGGATTGTTAAAAAGATATACAAAGGgatattgtttttgtgtgatgAAACTGAACAGGAGAATGATGGTTATATCTGCATTAAAGGGCAGCTATGTGAGAAAGTCAATTCTTCCGGTATTTCATCAAATGGAAAG GGTAGTGAACCTGGGTCATCAAGCTTTATGGATTTACCATCATCACCAAAATCTCCTTTATCTCCTAGCAAATCTTGGCAAGAGAAGGATGATAAATCCAACT TTAAACGCGAGGAAAATGGAATGTTCTCTGTTGGCCAATCATTAAGAATTCGTGTTGGCCCTTTGAAGGGTTATCTTTGTCGAGTATTGGCTATTCGTCGTTCTGGTGTCACCGTGAAGCTggactcaaaaaaaaaaattttaacgg TGAAATGTGAGCATTTATCTGAGGTCCGCGGAAGAAATCCAGCCATCTCCCAGGG GGAGGACTCAGGGGCTGCGAAATCTTTTGATTTCTTTCAAACACAAGATGGTGCAAGCG ACTGGATGGATGGGGCAACGTTATCAACAGAAGGTAACAATTGGAATGCTGGTGGATCAACTGAAAG GTCTTCTTGGTCGTCTTTGCCAACATCAGATTTGTCG CTTACAAATCAACCTGGTGCTGTTGTTCCTGTGGCTGGTGATGCCATGAAAG AAGATTCTGGTTGGCAGATCAAAGCGACTTCAAATCAAAATTCATCATGGGGTGCAGTCTCTGTTGGTGAGAAAACGGTTCCTGATGCTGGGTTGGTTGATGGTTGGGGAACCAGTAGTGGGTGGAAGCAAGCTAGTTCATCTACTGCTGTTGGTGTTGGTACTTCTGCTAGCTGGGGCAAATCTGTTGAACCACATCATGATAACTCTCACGATGCAGAGAAAAATGAATCTTGGGGCAAAGCTGCTGAGAAGTGGAGCACTGCTGGTGATAACTGTGGGAGTAAGGTAGCTTGGGGTGCTTCTGTTGTTTCATCAGATAGACAGAGTGGGGGATGGGGTGATTCAAGTCGAGAACTTAATAAACAAGAAGCAAGTTCCTGGAAGAAAGATAAATTTGCGTTGACGGACTCTGCTGTCGTGGATGAATGTAAATGGGGAAACCAGGGTGATACTAAAAAAGATGGTGTGGAAAGTTGGGGGAAGAGTGGGTCTACTTGGGGTACATGCAGAGAGTCTGAACCTGAAGGTCCTTCTAAGAAAAATCAGGAGCGATCTCAGTGGAATTTGTCAGAAAAAAGGAACGATGAGTCTGCTTCTACCGGAAACAATGCGGACATTGGCGGTTCTTCTAGGGAATGGGTTAATTTGGGTAGTGCTAACATAAGTGACAGTCAAACTAAAAACTGGGATACTAAAATGGTGTGTGGAATTGCTACTGAAAAAGGGCAAGCTGACGGTTGGAGTAAACCCAAGCCTGTTGGTGTTGACGTTGGACCTTCGTGGAAGCAGGATAGTAAACATTCGTGGGGCAAGAAGGATGACTGTTGGGGTAAATCAAACGAGAGCAAGGACAAGGAATCAGGGTGGAAACGAGGATCAGATGGTAATAAAGATGCTGGTGGAGGAAATGAATGGGATAGCACAAAACGTAATGAGGATGATAAGCCCAGTGGTTGGAACTTGCCAAATGTTTCCAACAATTCTGTCACATCTGATTGGGGAAAAGCATCGACTGGAAATGTTGATAGTTGGAACAAAGAAAAGAAaccaaatgaaaataataagtcTTCGTGGGCCGCTGGGAACACTTCCTTTGATGGTCAGTCATCTGATTGGAGTTTGGTTTCTCAAGACAAAGCAAAAGATGGGCAAGTTAGTTCATGGAAGAGTGAAAAGAATGTTGATGGAGGTTCATCTACTGGATGGGGACAAAGTAATTGGCTGAAAGGCGAAACACATGATACTGGTGGTAATCTGGGCTCTTCTTGGAGTGGCAAAAGCGATTGGAACTCTGGAAATGGTACTGATAGGAGCAATAATCTAGATGACACAGGCGACAGGGGAAGAGGTGGAAATTGGAGAGGTCGTGGTGGAAGAGGTGATCGTGGTGGTTTCCGTGGTAGAGGTGGATCAGGTCGTGGTGGTTTTGGAGGTAGTGATACGGATCGTGGTGGGTTTGAAAGCAGATGGGTTTCTGACAGGGGAGGCATTGGAGGTAGAGGGAGATCTGACAGAGATGGAGGATTTCGTGGGCGTGGTGGTTTTAGAGGCAGTGGTCGGGGTGATTGGAAAAACTCTGGAGGTGATTTGCGTGAGGAAAAGCCCTACAGCTGGAATAAAGGTTCAAACAATGATTCCGAGGGATGGAAAAGTAGTAGCAGCCAAGGCAGTTGGAACTGGGGAGATAAGGAAAACAATCAGGGAACAAATCAGAATCCATCAACCGAGTGGAATAAACCATCTGGCAACTCTGAAATGGGTACTTGGCAATCGAAGGAATCTAACAAAGGTGAAGGACAATCTGGCTCATGGGGCAAAGCTGTATCAACTTCTTGGGAAACTGCCTCACAAAATGAGTACTCAAGATGGAGCAAAACGCAACCTAGTAAtgaaaataaaaccaaagaatCTACCAAGGACAAAGAACCATCGGATTCATGGGGTAAAGCGGTAGCTGGCTCCAGGGAAACTGCCCCAGAGAATGCTAGCTCATTCGGAAACTGGAATCGGCCAGAAGCTAGTGATCGAGGGCTGACAGAAGAATCTGCTAAGGACATAGGGCCATCTGGTTCTTGGGGCAAACCTGCAACTAGCTCTTGGGGCGATGGAAGTAGCAAAGGAGGGTGGTTATAA